The Pecten maximus chromosome 11, xPecMax1.1, whole genome shotgun sequence genome has a segment encoding these proteins:
- the LOC117337265 gene encoding uromodulin-like, translating into MPNSVIVVQCVYPRREQESLAFRPVQGQVRFFEKTLGHMLVHMRQARDVTFADTYARQDEPRTVHLNDEVFIKLTTDQGNVTTVAINVDRCLATPSPSPLDTDFQELTNNGCPAISSVRIHNSPATEVHLSFHAFQFTSHPGAPVYIHCEVYVCPLSNPHCVTGCTNVVARSRRAATGGIKTHLVSTGPFPVTDEKEQGIVGQSTALIAVTGLCACLAVAATVFGIMAWRGRRRLTAKETVQ; encoded by the exons ATGCCAAACTCCGTAATCGTCGTCCAGTGTGTGTATCCTAGACGCGAGCAGGAATCACTTGCCTTTCGCCCAGTACAAGGACAGGTCCGCTTCTTTGAGAAGACTCTAGGTCATATGCTGGTCCATATGAGACAAGCCCGTGACGTGACATTTGCTGATACGTATGCGCGTCAGGATGAACCACGCACAGTCCACCTTAACGACGAAGTGTTTATAAAACTAACCACAGACCAAGGAAATGTGACAACAGTGGCAATCAATGTAGACCGCTGTCTGGCTACACCATCGCCGTCCCCATTGGATACGGACTTCCAGGAACTGACCAATAATGG GTGCCCTGCCATTTCTTCGGTGAGAATCCACAACTCCCCAGCAACCGAGGTCCATCTGTCCTTCCATGCCTTCCAGTTCACCAGCCATCCTGGCGCTCCCGTGTATATCCACTGCGAGGTATACGTCTGCCCCTTGAGTAATCCTCACTGTGTTACCGGATGTACCAATGTAGTTGCGAGGTCGCGTCGAGCAGCAACGGGCGGAATCAAGACCCATCTAGTGTCGACAGGACCTTTCCCAGTGACCGATGAAAAAGAACAAG GTATCGTGGGACAGTCCACAGCCCTTATTGCCGTGACTGGATTGTGTGCCTGTTTAGCAGTTGCTGCCACAGTGTTTGGGATCATGGCCTGGAGAGGAAGGAGGAGGCTGACCGCCAAGGAAACGGTCCAATGA